In Prunus dulcis chromosome 1, ALMONDv2, whole genome shotgun sequence, the following are encoded in one genomic region:
- the LOC117621322 gene encoding CRAL-TRIO domain-containing protein YKL091C isoform X1, with protein sequence MEKNQEIALTEMRKAVQKLGTSTEKYGDPTLMRFLIARSMDPDKAAKMFVQWHKWRASFVPNAFISDSEVSDALEDRKIFLQGLSKDGYPLMIVKASKHFPSKDHLQFKKFVVHLLDKTIASSFRGREIGNEKLIGILDLQQISYKNVDARGLITGFQFLQSYYPERLAKCFILNMPWFFVSVWRMVSRFLEKATAEKIVIVSNEDETKNFIKEVGEETLPEEYGGRAKLVPLQDVVLAPMED encoded by the exons ATGGAGAAAAACCAGGAAATTGCACTGACTGAGATGAGGAAAGCAGTTCAAAAGCTCGGGACTTCCACAGAG AAGTATGGAGACCCGACACTCATGAGGTTCTTGATTGCAAGATCAATGGACCCGGACAAAGCAGCAAAAATGTTTGTTCAGTGGCATAAATGGAGGGCCTCGTTTGTTCCAAATGCGTTCATTTCTGATTCCGAAGTAAGTGATGCATTGGAAGACAGAAAGATTTTTTTGCAGGGTTTGTCTAAGGATGGATACCCATTGATGATTGTGAAAGCAAGCAAGCATTTTCCTTCTAAGGATCATCTCCAATTCAAGA AATTTGTGGTTCATCTGCTTGACAAAACAATTGCAAG CTCTTTCAGAGGACGAGAAATTGGAAATGAAAAGTTGATCGGCATTCTTGATTTGcaacaaatttcatacaaaaatgTTGATGCACGTGGATTAATCACTGGATTTCAATTTCTACAG TCTTACTACCCTGAGCGGTTAGCAAAGTGCTTCATCTTAAACATGCCATGGTTCTTTGTAAGTGTCTGGAGAATGGTTTCTCGCTTCCTTGAGAAGGCAACAGCAGAAAAG ATTGTAATTGTGAGCAATGAGgatgaaacaaaaaacttcATAAAGGAAGTTGGTGAAGAAACCTTGCCAGAAGAGTATGGTGGACGAGCAAAGCTTGTACCTCTCCAAGATGTTGTACTGGCACCAATGGAGGATTGA
- the LOC117621322 gene encoding CRAL-TRIO domain-containing protein YKL091C isoform X2: MEKNQEIALTEMRKAVQKLGTSTEYGDPTLMRFLIARSMDPDKAAKMFVQWHKWRASFVPNAFISDSEVSDALEDRKIFLQGLSKDGYPLMIVKASKHFPSKDHLQFKKFVVHLLDKTIASSFRGREIGNEKLIGILDLQQISYKNVDARGLITGFQFLQSYYPERLAKCFILNMPWFFVSVWRMVSRFLEKATAEKIVIVSNEDETKNFIKEVGEETLPEEYGGRAKLVPLQDVVLAPMED, translated from the exons ATGGAGAAAAACCAGGAAATTGCACTGACTGAGATGAGGAAAGCAGTTCAAAAGCTCGGGACTTCCACAGAG TATGGAGACCCGACACTCATGAGGTTCTTGATTGCAAGATCAATGGACCCGGACAAAGCAGCAAAAATGTTTGTTCAGTGGCATAAATGGAGGGCCTCGTTTGTTCCAAATGCGTTCATTTCTGATTCCGAAGTAAGTGATGCATTGGAAGACAGAAAGATTTTTTTGCAGGGTTTGTCTAAGGATGGATACCCATTGATGATTGTGAAAGCAAGCAAGCATTTTCCTTCTAAGGATCATCTCCAATTCAAGA AATTTGTGGTTCATCTGCTTGACAAAACAATTGCAAG CTCTTTCAGAGGACGAGAAATTGGAAATGAAAAGTTGATCGGCATTCTTGATTTGcaacaaatttcatacaaaaatgTTGATGCACGTGGATTAATCACTGGATTTCAATTTCTACAG TCTTACTACCCTGAGCGGTTAGCAAAGTGCTTCATCTTAAACATGCCATGGTTCTTTGTAAGTGTCTGGAGAATGGTTTCTCGCTTCCTTGAGAAGGCAACAGCAGAAAAG ATTGTAATTGTGAGCAATGAGgatgaaacaaaaaacttcATAAAGGAAGTTGGTGAAGAAACCTTGCCAGAAGAGTATGGTGGACGAGCAAAGCTTGTACCTCTCCAAGATGTTGTACTGGCACCAATGGAGGATTGA
- the LOC117616369 gene encoding aspartate-semialdehyde dehydrogenase gives MATFTHHHHGALLKTPLSGRARIPGSKSRPGPFRVRMSLQETGPSLAVVGVTGAVGQEFLSVLQDRDFPFRSIKMLASKRSAGQNLNFLGQNYVVEELTRDSFDDVDIALFSAGGSISKEFGPLAVESGTIVVDNSSAFRMQKGVPLVVPEVNPEAMEGIKVGRGKGALIANPNCSTIICLMAATPLHRHSKVLRMVVSTYQAASGAGAAAMRELEQQTHEVLEGKPPTCKIFQRQYAFNLFSHNSAVLPNGYNEEEMKLVKETRKIWNDTDVKVTATCIRVPVMRAHAESINLQFENPLDEDTARDILKKAPGLVIIDDRTSNNFPTPLEVSNKDDVAVGRIRRDVSQEGNYGLDIFVCGDQIRKGAALNAVQIAEMLL, from the exons ATGGCCACTTTtactcaccaccaccacggTGCCCTTCTCAAGACACCCCTATCCGGCCGGGCTCGGATCCCGGGATCCAAGTCCAGGCCCGGCCCATTTAGAGTCCGAATGTCTCTGCAAGAGACCGGCCCTTCGTTGGCGGTGGTCGGCGTCACCGGCGCAGTGGGTCAGGAGTTCCTGTCGGTCCTCCAAGACCGTGACTTCCCTTTCCGTTCAATCAAGATGCTCGCCTCCAAGCGCTCCGCGGGTCAGAATTTGAACTTCCTGGGTCAAAACTACGTCGTTGAGGAGCTCACCCGCGACAGCTTTGACGACGTCGACATCGCTCTCTTCAGCGCCGGTGGGTCAATAAGTAAAGAGTTTGGTCCCCTTGCCGTAGAGAGTGGCACCATTGTCGTTGATAATAGCTCCGCTTTTCGTATGCAAAAAGGCGTGCCGCTTGTGGTCCCTGAAGTCAATCCGGAAGCTATGGAGGGAATTAAGGTTGGGAGGGGAAAGGGCGCGCTCATTGCGAACCCTAATTGCTCCACCATTATTTGTTTAATGGCTGCTACCCCTCTCCATCGCCATTCTAAG GTATTACGTATGGTGGTTAGTACGTATCAGGCTGCTAGTGGAGCTGGTGCTGCTGCCATGAGAGAACTTGAGCAGCAAACTCATGAG GTCCTGGAAGGGAAGCCACCAACTTGTAAGATATTTCAGCGGCAG TAtgcttttaatttgttttcacaCAATTCGGCAGTTCTTCCAAATGGatataatgaagaggaaaTGAAATTAGTCAAGGAGACACGAAAAATATGG AATGACACCGATGTCAAGGTAACTGCCACATGTATACGAGTTCCTGTCATGCGGGCACATGCTGAGAGTATAAATCTTCAATTTGAGAACCCCCTTGATGAG GACACCGCAAGGGATATTCTGAAGAAAGCTCCTGGGTTGGTGATTATTGATGACCGGACATCCAATAACTTCCCTACACCATTGGAGGTGTCAAACAAAGATGATGTTGCAGTAGGCAGAATCCGTCGCGATGTATCCCAAGAGGGGAACTATGG GTTGGACATCTTTGTCTGTGGTGATCAAATACGCAAGGGAGCTGCACTTAATGCTGTTCAGATTGCTGAGATGTTGCTATAG
- the LOC117621314 gene encoding two-component response regulator ORR21 has protein sequence MAALQRVAQSSVSTTASSYGSCKGGATSSFSAANEMAVSDRFPAGLRVLVVDDDTTCLRILEVLLGRCAYQVTACSQATVALNLLRERKGCFDVVLSDVHMPDMDGFKLLEHVGLEMDLPVIMMSADGRTSAVMQGIKHGACDYLIKPIHEAELKNIWQHVVRKKWNGNKELDHSGSLEDNDRNKRGNSDVEYTSSVNEGTEVILKGPKRRSNAKEDDDGDMENDDPSTSKKPRVVWSVELHQQFVSAVNQLGLDKAVPKRILELMNVPGLSRENVASHLQKFRLYLKRLAQQQSGISNGFCGPVESNGKLGSLSRFDIQALAASGQIPPQTLAVLQAELLGQPAGNLVPAMDQPAILHASLQGPKRAPVEHGVPFVQPLIKCQSNVSKHFPKSIIPAEDVSSGFGSWRSNSLSTVAPSNNLGGLATHNGSMLMDIMQQEPRQHKKTQQQSVLTESSRLINVQPSCLVVPAQSSTSFQAGNSPASVNQSCSFNRSTVIDYSILSAQSNNSSLNIGHIPTGNLKTPSILDGYSAPGSVPSTSCSVNAGNNTSHQNSAVPFCDSRQLPGVLHDMSNIQGLYVDKSGEMLDQGPLRNLGFVGKETGIPIQFAVDDFESQVSNLNRGKIYVENNGNPVKEEPSMNLVDNAKVGIPILQEFSCSDFMSVFTE, from the exons aTGGCTGCTTTGCAGAGAGTGGCGCAGTCAAGCGTGAGCACTACTGCGAGTAGCTACGGTTCGTGTAAAGGTGGTGCTACTTCGTCCTTTTCTGCAGCCAACGAAATGGCGGTCTCCGATCGGTTTCCGGCGGGCTTAAGGGTTCTGGTGGTCGACGATGACACCACTTGCTTGAGGATTCTTGAGGTGTTGCTTGGCCGGTGTGCCTACCAAG TTACCGCTTGCTCCCAGGCTACTGTTGCTTTGAATCTTCTACGAGAGAGGAAAGGCTGTTTTGATGTGGTACTGAGTGATGTTCATATGCCTGATATGGATGGATTTAAACTCCTGGAACATGTTGGGCTGGAAATGGACCTTCCTGTTATCA TGATGTCTGCTGATGGGAGAACAAGTGCTGTTATGCAAGGAATTAAACATGGGGCCTGCGATTATTTAATTAAGCCTATACATGAGGCAGAACTCAAGAATATTTGGCAGCATGTTGTTAGGAAAAAATGGAACGGAAATAAAGAACTTGATCATTCTGGGAGTTTGGAAGATAATGATCGGAATAAACGAGGAAACAGTGATGTTGAATACACATCTTCTGTTAATGAAGGAACAGAAGTAATATTGAAAGGTCCGAAGAGGAGGAGCAATGctaaagaagatgatgatggtgatatGGAAAACGATGATCCGTCTACCTCGAAGAAACCTCGTGTAGTGTGGTCAGTTGAACTCCATCAGCAGTTTGTCAGTGCTGTGAACCAACTTGGGCTTGATA AGGCTGTACCAAAGAGAATTCTTGAATTGATGAATGTACCTGGTTTAAGTAGAGAAAACGTTGCAAGTCACCTACAG AAATTCAGATTATATTTGAAGAGATTAGCGCAACAACAAAGTGGGATTTCAAATGGTTTTTGTGGGCCTGTAGAATCAAATGGGAAACTGGGTTCGCTTAGTAGATTTGACATCCAAGCTTTGGCTGCCTCTGGCCAAATTCCTCCGCAAACACTAGCCGTCCTGCAAGCTGAGCTTTTAGGTCAACCTGCAGGGAACCTTGTGCCAGCAATGGATCAGCCTGCTATTCTACATGCATCTCTACAGGGACCCAAGCGTGCTCCTGTTGAACATGGTGTGCCATTTGTGCAGCCTTTAATAAAATGCCAATCGAATGTTTCCAAACATTTTCCAAAATCCATCATACCTGCTGAGGATGTATCTTCAGGGTTTGGATCTTGGCGGTCTAATAGTCTTAGTACCGTGGCACCGAGTAACAATCTCGGAGGTTTGGCTACTCACAATGGTAGCATGCTGATGGACATTATGCAGCAGGAACCAAGACAACATAAGAAAACGCAACAGCAATCTGTGCTAACTGAATCTAGCCGTTTGATTAATGTGCAGCCGTCTTGCCTTGTGGTCCCCGCTCAGTCATCAACTAGTTTCCAGGCTGGAAATAGTCCTGCTTCTGTCAATCAGAGTTGCAGTTTTAACAGGTCTACTGTTATTGATTACAGTATTCTCTCGGCTCAATCTAATAATTCCTCATTGAATATTGGACATATACCAACTGGAAATCTTAAAACTCCCAGCATTCTTGATGGGTACTCAGCCCCTGGTTCTGTTCCTTCCACATCTTGCTCAGTTAATGCTGGCAATAACACCAGCCACCAGAACTCAGCTGTGCCATTTTGTGATTCTAGACAATTGCCTGGGGTTTTGCATGACATGTCAAACATCCAGGGTTTATATGTTGATAAATCAGGGGAAATGCTCGACCAGGGGCCCCTTAGGAATCTTGGATTTGTTGGTAAAGAGACTGGCATTCCAATTCAATTTGCAGTGGATGATTTTGAATCACAAGTGAGTAACTTGAACCGTGGAAAGATCTATGTGGAGAACAATGGTAACCCAGTCAAGGAGGAGCCAAGTATGAATCTTGTGGATAATGCCAAAGTAGGCATCCCAATATTACAAGAATTTTCTTGTAGTGATTTCATGAGTGTTTTCACTGAATAG